In the genome of Ignavibacteriales bacterium, one region contains:
- a CDS encoding TonB family protein, translated as MKIILYIIIFLVHYNLSAQDGLIKNYFPDGKVESEINFNKNIREGEAKFYYENGNLKEERFYVNGRVEGLVRVFNENGKIKELINLENGKREGPSTLFDEEGNYLTDINYSDGKRVIPEEKIIEEPVIAKVEEEKAPDETPVKKEKKKNDNGEIAPPPLMVEDELENDPAFYMTVEVMPEPVGGFEKIQKKIKYPQEAFERGIQGEVKVMTFINEYGDVERAEVVQGLGYGCDEIARIAVYYTKFKPGLQRGKPVKVQMTIPVEFKLTEKVAN; from the coding sequence ATGAAAATTATTTTATACATCATAATATTTCTGGTTCATTATAATCTTTCAGCGCAGGACGGTTTAATTAAAAATTACTTTCCTGACGGTAAAGTTGAATCGGAAATTAATTTCAATAAAAATATTCGCGAAGGCGAAGCTAAATTTTATTATGAAAACGGGAATCTAAAAGAAGAAAGATTTTATGTTAACGGAAGAGTAGAAGGGCTAGTAAGAGTTTTTAACGAAAACGGAAAGATCAAAGAACTGATAAATCTTGAGAACGGGAAACGGGAAGGACCTTCTACATTATTTGATGAAGAAGGAAATTATCTGACCGACATAAATTATTCAGATGGTAAAAGAGTTATCCCGGAAGAAAAAATAATTGAGGAACCGGTAATCGCAAAGGTTGAAGAAGAAAAAGCTCCGGATGAAACACCCGTAAAAAAAGAAAAGAAGAAAAATGATAATGGTGAAATCGCTCCTCCTCCATTAATGGTTGAAGATGAATTAGAAAATGATCCTGCATTTTATATGACAGTCGAAGTTATGCCTGAACCTGTCGGCGGGTTTGAAAAAATTCAAAAGAAAATTAAATATCCTCAAGAAGCATTTGAAAGAGGAATTCAGGGTGAAGTAAAAGTGATGACTTTTATTAATGAATACGGAGATGTTGAACGTGCGGAAGTGGTACAGGGATTAGGTTATGGATGTGATGAGATTGCCAGGATTGCAGTTTACTATACAAAGTTTAAACCCGGACTGCAAAGAGGCAAACCTGTAAAGGTACAAATGACAATTCCTGTTGAGTTTAAATTGACAGAAAAGGTTGCGAATTGA
- a CDS encoding DUF2911 domain-containing protein has translation MTVSFIKVRFVVLALFLITITTAGFAQQFQPPRSSPKAVITQTVGVTDVTINYCRPGVKGRVVWGELVPYGQIWRTGANEVTSIVISDDVKVNGNLLKAGTYGIHTMPGKDEWDVIFSGNTKVGGGSNFVKENEVLRLKIKPQMNQHVERMQFTFDDVDEKSAIVSLAWEKLKVSFKIETETQEQTLAKARKSVDWGTPMSAAQYCLQNNVNLDEAMSWINASTMINENYWNMRIKAQLQAKLGNKNDAVATLQKAIEHGSKMESAPFDFDAMKKLLADWKM, from the coding sequence ATGACTGTATCATTCATTAAAGTCCGTTTCGTTGTACTGGCTCTGTTTCTGATCACTATAACAACTGCAGGATTTGCACAGCAGTTTCAGCCGCCTAGATCAAGCCCCAAAGCAGTTATTACACAAACCGTCGGTGTTACGGATGTTACAATTAATTACTGCAGACCCGGTGTTAAAGGAAGAGTAGTTTGGGGTGAACTTGTACCTTACGGACAGATCTGGCGTACAGGCGCAAATGAAGTTACCTCAATCGTAATTTCAGATGATGTAAAAGTGAATGGAAATTTATTAAAAGCCGGTACTTACGGAATTCACACGATGCCCGGCAAAGATGAGTGGGATGTAATATTCAGCGGGAACACAAAAGTCGGAGGCGGTTCAAACTTCGTAAAAGAAAATGAAGTGCTGAGATTAAAAATAAAACCCCAGATGAATCAACATGTTGAAAGAATGCAATTCACATTTGATGATGTTGATGAAAAATCTGCAATAGTTTCACTTGCCTGGGAAAAATTAAAAGTATCATTTAAAATTGAAACTGAAACACAGGAACAAACATTAGCAAAAGCCCGCAAGAGTGTTGATTGGGGAACGCCGATGTCTGCCGCACAATACTGTTTACAAAATAATGTTAATCTTGATGAAGCGATGAGCTGGATCAACGCATCAACTATGATTAATGAAAACTACTGGAATATGAGGATCAAAGCTCAATTGCAGGCAAAGCTTGGAAATAAGAATGATGCTGTTGCAACACTGCAAAAGGCTATTGAGCATGGCTCAAAAATGGAAAGCGCCCCGTTTGATTTTGATGCGATGAAAAAACTTCTGGCTGACTGGAAGATGTAG
- a CDS encoding rhodanese-related sulfurtransferase translates to MSAYKVLLFYKYVRLENPKEIVDTHLDWCLQNEIKGRVFFASEGVNGTVSGTTENIHKYKNHLTGFEEFKDIWFKEDDSDSHAFKKMHVRLKNEIVNGDLKEVSIKNGGKRITPEQLRKFYDEEKEFVIVDARNWYESKIGKFKNAVTPPLKNFREWTQFADEELIKQKDKTIVTYCTGGIRCEKASAYLVERGFKDVYQLDGGIFNYIKQYPDTYWQGGMFVFDERRVVEPNTIDELKFVSDCHFCGKPTTYYINCHNVDCDKIIISCHDCKIENDYCCSDECRTSLNKRKVFHG, encoded by the coding sequence ATGAGCGCGTACAAAGTTTTGTTGTTCTACAAATATGTCCGATTAGAAAATCCGAAAGAGATTGTTGATACACACCTTGACTGGTGTTTACAAAACGAAATCAAAGGAAGAGTATTTTTTGCGAGTGAAGGTGTTAACGGAACAGTTTCAGGCACAACTGAAAATATTCATAAATATAAAAATCACTTAACCGGGTTTGAAGAATTCAAAGATATCTGGTTTAAAGAAGATGATTCCGATTCACATGCATTTAAAAAGATGCACGTTCGATTAAAGAATGAAATTGTTAACGGTGATCTGAAGGAAGTCTCGATAAAAAACGGAGGGAAGAGAATAACTCCCGAACAGCTAAGAAAATTTTATGATGAAGAAAAAGAGTTTGTCATCGTTGATGCGCGTAACTGGTATGAAAGTAAAATCGGGAAGTTTAAAAACGCTGTTACTCCGCCGTTAAAAAATTTCCGAGAATGGACTCAATTTGCTGACGAAGAACTTATCAAACAAAAAGACAAAACAATCGTTACATACTGCACAGGCGGGATCAGATGCGAGAAAGCTTCAGCTTATCTTGTTGAAAGAGGATTTAAAGATGTTTACCAGCTTGACGGCGGTATTTTCAATTATATAAAACAATATCCCGACACATACTGGCAGGGCGGAATGTTTGTGTTTGACGAAAGAAGAGTTGTCGAGCCGAACACAATTGATGAATTAAAGTTTGTATCGGATTGTCATTTCTGCGGAAAGCCAACCACATATTATATCAACTGTCATAATGTTGATTGCGATAAAATTATTATTTCCTGCCACGACTGTAAAATTGAAAATGACTATTGCTGCAGTGATGAATGCAGAACTTCACTAAATAAGAGAAAAGTTTTTCACGGATAA
- a CDS encoding deoxyribodipyrimidine photo-lyase: MKQERIRILQSGTETNGPVIYWMSRDQRVHDNWALLFAQRFAVEKKRPLAVVFNLVPDFLEATIRQYVFMLKGLKQFEAELSKYNIPFFLLTGKPENEIPEFLKHINASVLLSDFDPLRIKRIWKREIAKKISIPFYEVDAHNIVPCLFVSNKVEYGAYTIRPKIHKVLMEFLDEYPELTKMKKSDIDLDKVDWISIENSLKINRDVTEVDWIKPGEAEAQKSLHHFLQNKFEKYNELRNDPTKNGQSNLSPYLHFGQISAQRIAIEVQKFNGNKESEKSFLEELIVRRELADNFCYFNHNYDSFDGFHDWAKSTLNSHRKDKRDFIYSLNQFESAITHDSLWNAAQNEVVRTGKMHSYMRMYWAKKILEWSKSPEDAMKTAIYLNDKYELDGRDPNGYTGIAWSIGGVHDRAWFERPVYGKVRYMNRNGAEKKFDVERYIKMHNG; the protein is encoded by the coding sequence ATGAAACAGGAAAGAATAAGAATCTTACAATCCGGGACAGAAACAAACGGACCGGTAATCTACTGGATGAGCCGTGATCAACGTGTTCACGATAATTGGGCTTTATTATTCGCCCAACGTTTTGCTGTCGAAAAAAAAAGACCGCTCGCTGTTGTTTTCAATTTAGTTCCTGATTTTCTTGAAGCAACAATCCGTCAATATGTTTTTATGCTTAAAGGATTAAAACAATTCGAAGCAGAATTGAGTAAATACAACATTCCGTTTTTCCTTTTGACGGGAAAACCGGAAAATGAAATCCCGGAATTTTTAAAACATATAAATGCCTCTGTTCTTTTATCCGACTTTGATCCATTAAGAATTAAGAGAATATGGAAACGGGAAATAGCTAAAAAAATTTCAATTCCGTTTTATGAAGTTGATGCACACAATATTGTTCCGTGTTTATTTGTTTCAAACAAAGTAGAATACGGGGCATACACAATCCGTCCCAAAATACATAAAGTGTTAATGGAGTTTCTTGATGAGTATCCCGAATTAACAAAAATGAAAAAGAGTGATATTGATTTAGATAAAGTTGATTGGATAAGTATTGAGAATTCATTGAAAATAAATCGTGATGTAACAGAAGTTGATTGGATAAAACCCGGTGAAGCAGAAGCACAAAAATCTCTTCATCATTTTCTTCAGAATAAATTTGAAAAGTATAATGAGTTGAGAAATGATCCCACAAAAAACGGTCAATCAAATTTGTCACCGTATCTTCACTTCGGACAAATATCAGCACAGCGGATAGCAATTGAAGTCCAGAAGTTTAACGGGAATAAGGAATCGGAAAAATCTTTTCTTGAAGAACTGATAGTGAGAAGAGAACTAGCGGATAATTTTTGTTATTTCAATCATAACTATGATTCATTTGACGGATTTCATGACTGGGCTAAATCAACATTAAATTCACATAGAAAAGATAAACGGGATTTTATTTATTCATTAAATCAGTTTGAATCTGCCATTACACACGACAGTTTATGGAATGCCGCTCAGAATGAAGTGGTCAGAACAGGAAAGATGCACAGCTATATGAGAATGTATTGGGCAAAAAAAATTCTTGAGTGGAGTAAATCACCTGAAGATGCAATGAAGACTGCAATTTATTTGAACGACAAATATGAACTTGATGGACGAGACCCGAATGGTTATACGGGCATTGCGTGGTCAATTGGCGGTGTGCACGACAGGGCATGGTTTGAAAGACCGGTTTATGGAAAAGTCAGGTATATGAATCGTAACGGCGCAGAAAAAAAGTTTGATGTGGAAAGGTATATAAAAATGCATAATGGGTAA
- a CDS encoding T9SS type A sorting domain-containing protein: MKQCYKVLFLFLLFAGFLSAQNYDVPEILYYKFDSGTTTTPNYASPGGGTNPATLLNMTMGPSGQFDNALLGNGGTGTSTHVNSGWNMDLGTSSWTISVWMNNFPTASSTTYLFGNDITTSFRCFTNGAAGNTNITLRGTGITNVNVLGVLPGPTVVHFVYDSALTEIRTYVNGAFQSAVTQAPLNLNAVIPFKVGSYGTASSIPVGTMLDEFRFYRRALGVTEIADTWNQTLPYAVPVELTSFTAVVNDNSVTLNWSTATESNNKGFDIERKISNGTFEKISFVPGFGTTTENKSYIYKDENVQPGNYVYRLKQTDFDGTFEYSPEVEAEVKAPAAFGLEQNYPNPFNPSTTISWQLAVQSRVTIKLFNSLGQEISTLVDEVQEADKHSLQFNAGSDLPSGIYFYRIDASGIDGSVYSKVMKMSLIK; this comes from the coding sequence ATGAAACAATGTTACAAGGTGCTTTTCCTCTTCCTGTTGTTCGCAGGTTTTTTATCCGCTCAAAACTATGATGTGCCTGAAATACTTTATTATAAGTTTGATTCAGGAACAACAACAACACCAAATTATGCATCGCCGGGTGGTGGGACAAATCCCGCAACATTATTGAATATGACTATGGGTCCATCCGGTCAGTTTGATAACGCTCTTTTAGGCAATGGAGGAACGGGAACAAGCACTCATGTTAATTCAGGCTGGAATATGGATCTTGGAACTTCAAGCTGGACAATATCTGTCTGGATGAACAACTTCCCTACTGCATCTTCAACCACATATTTATTTGGTAACGATATAACAACAAGCTTCCGCTGTTTTACCAATGGCGCTGCAGGAAATACTAACATAACACTTCGCGGTACAGGAATAACAAATGTAAATGTTCTTGGGGTGTTACCTGGACCAACAGTTGTACATTTTGTTTATGATTCTGCTTTAACAGAAATCAGAACGTATGTTAACGGAGCCTTTCAGAGTGCAGTAACACAAGCACCTCTGAATCTAAACGCTGTTATACCCTTTAAAGTTGGAAGTTACGGAACTGCATCCAGCATTCCTGTTGGAACAATGTTAGATGAATTCCGATTTTACAGAAGAGCACTCGGTGTTACTGAAATAGCAGATACATGGAATCAAACACTGCCTTATGCTGTTCCTGTTGAATTAACAAGTTTTACGGCTGTAGTTAATGATAATAGCGTAACGCTTAACTGGAGTACAGCAACAGAGTCAAACAACAAAGGATTTGATATTGAAAGAAAAATATCAAACGGAACTTTTGAGAAAATAAGTTTTGTCCCCGGATTCGGTACAACAACTGAAAATAAAAGTTACATCTATAAAGATGAAAATGTACAGCCCGGAAATTATGTCTATCGTTTAAAGCAAACTGATTTCGATGGAACATTCGAGTATTCACCTGAAGTTGAAGCAGAAGTAAAAGCACCCGCTGCATTCGGTCTTGAGCAAAACTACCCTAATCCTTTCAACCCGTCAACGACAATCAGCTGGCAGCTGGCTGTTCAAAGCAGGGTTACAATAAAATTATTTAACTCGCTTGGACAGGAAATTTCAACTCTCGTCGATGAGGTACAGGAAGCTGATAAGCATTCTTTACAATTTAATGCCGGCTCTGATTTACCAAGCGGAATTTATTTTTACAGGATAGATGCTTCGGGAATTGATGGAAGTGTTTATTCTAAAGTTATGAAAATGAGTTTGATCAAATAA
- a CDS encoding T9SS type A sorting domain-containing protein — MNKFVLFLLFLFSAALVTAQEIGDYRSNPSGFGGTGDWNNVADWQQWDGGGWIDAEDYPNNTTASVTIQSNHSVNLNTNASVYNLTIENDGGLRNSGSTLFGIYMNGDLDCDGTIGSPTDRIALSLSSSSVQSSTGNGTVYLEFIAKLQNTSSTYNHGVDMKLYRTSNVVYCTSNTLTFNMGTGLLEIVNSASIGGSNVSFNFNGGTVKYSYTGNQTVSAGTYNNLTLAGSGNKTLNGNITVNGTLSLQGAALLNVSSSSVTYGGSSTLEYAGSSAQVTSSNEFSSVVNLSVNNPAGVYLNSAKSISGTISVFSGSTLFNEGHNFLTGSFVNNGSVLGSGYFTLTGNSGMISGTGLVEYLEINSPGTINNSSSLLTISKGLKLTAGTFTNSGSINFNNNAVIIKNTCAWSTAGTINYAGTIDLNYTGACTTSSELPLSAISLNNLTVNAAVSLAANVVVNGILTLNDALTVGNRTLTLKNPVAGTPDNLIASSGAGSRITIAGTASGITIPQSVESLHTLILNNVNGTLLQDNLTVENTLTCSNGFLKTNGFVLTWNGSSLTESAGSYVQGILQTSASVGTGSSSFKGIGLILSSGSNDLGNVTVKRYSGPGTGVNVGINTGINRKWEITPSNNYSTLDRTLTLSWVSTDDNGKTLNAMRVWQFNTLIWKDISGSSQDAVTRTINTSLPDVINSGYTFIYTVTDEFSPLPVELTSFYANTSKNSVKLLWETATEVQNFGFEVERKSEANSEWKNIGFVAGNGNSNTVNKYSFTDNEIVSGKYSYRLKQLDNDGGYSYSDVVNVELGNLPTEFSLGQNYPNPFNPSTTFTFDLPVESQTTLSVYNLLGEKVATLIDGMMKAGTHQIKFDGSKLSSGIYIYSLEAGDKKFTKKMILTK; from the coding sequence ATGAATAAATTTGTACTTTTTTTATTGTTCTTATTTTCAGCCGCACTGGTTACAGCGCAGGAAATTGGTGATTACAGATCAAATCCATCAGGCTTCGGTGGTACAGGCGACTGGAACAATGTAGCTGACTGGCAGCAATGGGATGGCGGCGGATGGATAGATGCCGAGGATTATCCAAACAATACAACAGCCAGTGTCACCATACAATCAAATCACTCCGTTAACCTGAACACAAATGCATCTGTTTATAATCTTACCATTGAAAATGATGGAGGGCTGCGCAATTCAGGTTCAACATTATTTGGTATCTATATGAATGGTGATCTCGATTGCGATGGAACAATAGGCAGTCCAACCGACAGGATAGCACTATCTTTAAGCAGCAGCAGTGTACAATCGTCCACAGGAAACGGAACTGTTTATCTTGAGTTCATAGCTAAACTTCAGAACACTTCAAGCACCTACAACCATGGTGTTGATATGAAACTCTATCGAACTTCCAATGTGGTTTATTGCACCTCAAATACTTTGACGTTTAACATGGGGACAGGACTTCTGGAAATAGTTAATTCAGCATCAATCGGTGGAAGTAATGTAAGTTTTAATTTTAACGGAGGAACAGTTAAGTATTCTTATACCGGAAATCAAACTGTATCAGCAGGAACTTACAATAATCTTACTTTAGCCGGTTCAGGCAACAAAACTTTGAATGGAAATATCACCGTCAATGGAACATTGTCACTTCAAGGTGCAGCTTTATTAAATGTCAGTTCTTCTTCAGTAACATACGGTGGTTCTTCAACTCTTGAATATGCCGGTTCATCCGCACAGGTGACTTCATCAAATGAATTCAGCTCTGTTGTAAATTTAAGCGTTAATAACCCGGCTGGTGTTTACCTCAATTCTGCAAAAAGCATTTCAGGCACTATCTCTGTTTTTTCAGGAAGTACTTTGTTTAATGAAGGTCATAATTTTTTAACAGGAAGCTTTGTAAATAACGGATCAGTACTTGGATCAGGTTATTTCACTCTGACAGGAAATTCGGGAATGATTTCAGGAACCGGACTTGTTGAATACCTTGAGATCAACTCTCCCGGTACTATCAATAACTCAAGCAGCCTTCTAACAATAAGCAAAGGACTAAAACTTACTGCGGGAACATTTACTAACAGCGGTTCAATCAATTTTAACAACAATGCAGTCATAATAAAAAATACTTGTGCATGGTCAACTGCGGGAACAATAAACTATGCAGGGACAATTGATCTGAACTATACAGGAGCATGCACAACAAGTTCTGAACTCCCGTTGTCAGCAATATCGTTAAACAATCTTACCGTGAATGCAGCAGTAAGCCTAGCCGCAAATGTCGTGGTTAACGGCATACTAACACTTAACGATGCGTTAACTGTCGGCAATAGAACTTTAACATTAAAAAATCCTGTTGCCGGCACACCGGATAATCTTATAGCTTCATCAGGTGCCGGATCAAGAATTACAATTGCAGGAACGGCTTCAGGCATTACAATACCTCAAAGTGTTGAAAGCCTGCATACTCTTATTTTAAATAATGTCAATGGCACTTTGCTACAGGATAATCTTACGGTTGAAAATACTTTGACTTGCAGTAATGGCTTTTTGAAAACGAATGGTTTTGTTCTCACCTGGAATGGTTCATCGCTTACTGAATCTGCCGGAAGCTATGTTCAGGGTATACTTCAAACCAGCGCCTCTGTCGGTACTGGTTCATCCTCATTTAAAGGAATAGGATTAATACTTTCATCCGGTTCAAATGATCTTGGAAATGTTACAGTTAAAAGATACTCTGGACCGGGAACAGGAGTTAATGTTGGAATCAATACAGGAATAAACAGGAAATGGGAAATTACTCCGTCAAATAATTATTCGACCTTGGATAGAACACTTACTCTTTCGTGGGTATCAACAGATGATAACGGAAAAACTTTGAATGCGATGAGAGTATGGCAGTTCAATACATTGATATGGAAAGATATAAGCGGTTCAAGTCAGGATGCTGTTACAAGAACTATAAACACATCGTTACCGGATGTAATTAATTCAGGTTATACATTTATCTATACTGTTACAGATGAATTTTCTCCGCTACCTGTTGAGCTGACTTCCTTCTATGCAAACACATCAAAAAATAGTGTTAAGCTTTTGTGGGAAACCGCAACCGAAGTACAAAACTTTGGATTTGAAGTTGAAAGAAAATCAGAAGCAAATAGCGAATGGAAAAATATTGGTTTTGTTGCAGGTAACGGAAATTCAAATACTGTAAACAAATATTCATTCACAGATAACGAAATTGTTTCCGGTAAATATTCATACAGGTTAAAACAACTTGATAACGATGGCGGGTATTCATACAGCGATGTAGTTAATGTTGAACTTGGAAATCTTCCTACCGAATTTTCACTCGGGCAAAATTATCCTAACCCGTTCAACCCGTCAACCACATTTACATTTGATTTGCCTGTTGAATCACAAACCACACTTTCAGTTTATAACTTGCTAGGTGAAAAAGTAGCAACGCTGATCGATGGAATGATGAAAGCGGGAACACACCAGATAAAATTTGATGGAAGTAAATTATCTAGCGGTATATACATTTATTCTTTAGAGGCTGGAGATAAGAAGTTTACTAAGAAGATGATTCTTACTAAATAA
- the xth gene encoding exodeoxyribonuclease III, with product MNKLKLLSWNVNGIRAIQKKGFVEWLLKENPDMLCIQETKASPEQLSDELLNINGYKSYFSSSIVKKGYSGVAIYTKEEPVKVEHGFGIPKFDDEGRIVIAHYKKFVLINIYYPNGKASAERLQYKMDFYDAFLEYSNKLVKAGKKLVICGDVNTAHNEIDLARPKENEKVSGFLPIEREWLDIFFENGYVDTFRMFNSEPGHYSWWDQVTRARERNVGWRIDYFFVSENFRKNVKDAFIMPDVMGSDHCPVGIELSL from the coding sequence ATGAATAAATTAAAACTTCTTTCCTGGAACGTTAACGGAATCAGAGCAATACAAAAAAAAGGATTTGTCGAATGGTTGTTGAAAGAAAACCCTGATATGCTTTGCATTCAGGAAACAAAAGCAAGTCCGGAACAACTATCAGATGAATTGCTGAACATCAATGGTTACAAATCATATTTCTCTTCATCAATTGTCAAGAAGGGTTACAGCGGTGTTGCGATCTACACCAAAGAAGAACCGGTAAAAGTTGAACACGGGTTTGGTATTCCGAAATTTGATGATGAGGGAAGAATTGTTATTGCTCATTATAAAAAGTTTGTTTTGATAAACATCTATTACCCGAACGGCAAAGCAAGTGCAGAACGTCTTCAGTATAAAATGGATTTTTATGATGCCTTTCTTGAGTATTCAAACAAGTTAGTTAAAGCAGGAAAGAAGCTTGTTATTTGCGGTGATGTTAACACTGCGCACAATGAGATCGACCTCGCACGTCCGAAGGAAAATGAAAAAGTATCAGGCTTCCTTCCGATTGAAAGAGAATGGCTGGATATATTTTTTGAGAACGGTTATGTCGATACATTCAGGATGTTTAACAGCGAGCCGGGTCATTATTCCTGGTGGGACCAGGTAACGCGCGCACGTGAAAGGAATGTCGGTTGGAGAATCGATTACTTTTTTGTTTCTGAAAATTTCAGGAAGAATGTTAAAGACGCGTTCATAATGCCCGATGTGATGGGTTCAGATCACTGCCCGGTAGGAATTGAACTTTCACTTTGA
- a CDS encoding transporter encodes MLNNNDYSELNSTNIAGTLFRFGVANKLELRIGGSFLIEKIKTMGVETKANGLADLMAGAKYNFVNGHQSIPDIALLFHLFLPVGGEKIKPSKTEPQTVISIAKSLTDFMSLGTNIGGQYNSSDEEINYIYTLTSGFSLAEKLGSFIEIYSELYPSAKPFMSLDAGFTYLLLQNIQLDISGGKGLFHKSKFWYFSSGISIRIPR; translated from the coding sequence TTGCTTAATAATAATGATTATTCAGAATTAAATTCAACTAACATTGCAGGAACTCTTTTCAGGTTTGGAGTTGCTAATAAACTGGAACTTAGAATAGGTGGATCGTTTCTGATTGAAAAAATTAAAACTATGGGAGTTGAAACAAAAGCTAATGGCCTTGCTGATTTAATGGCCGGTGCCAAATACAATTTTGTAAATGGACATCAGTCAATTCCGGATATTGCGTTACTGTTTCATCTTTTCCTGCCTGTTGGCGGAGAAAAAATTAAACCGTCTAAAACAGAACCGCAGACAGTTATATCTATTGCAAAGTCCTTAACTGATTTTATGTCACTGGGGACAAACATTGGCGGGCAATATAACAGCAGTGATGAAGAGATAAACTATATCTATACTTTAACATCAGGTTTTAGTCTGGCAGAAAAACTTGGTTCCTTTATCGAAATCTATTCTGAGTTGTATCCTTCTGCAAAACCATTTATGTCACTTGATGCTGGGTTTACATATTTGTTACTGCAGAATATTCAATTAGATATTTCCGGCGGCAAAGGATTATTTCATAAATCAAAATTTTGGTATTTTAGTAGCGGCATATCAATAAGAATCCCGAGGTAA